From the Prosthecobacter sp. SYSU 5D2 genome, the window CATCTGGTGCTGAAGCCGGATTTCAAAGAGGGCCAGATCACCGTCGCCTTTCAATTGCGCATGGAGAAGACAGCCAAGTTTTTCATCGAGTGCCGCAACTCCGGTGAGCCCTATTTGACTGGTCCCAGCCTCGCGTTTGAAAATGGATTGGTCATCGAGCGTCGCAGCCAAAAGAAACTCGCCCTTCCGGCGGATACCTGGGTGCGGATAGAGATGACCGCCTTGCTCGGGGAGAAAAATCCCGGCACCTGGTCGGTCAAGATCACGCCCACCAGCCAGCCTGCGCAGGAGTTCAAGGACCTGCCCTGCGATCCCGGCTGGAATGAGTTCACCTGGCTGGGTTTCGTCAGCACGGCCACGGAGAAAGTGGCCTTTTGGGTGGATGATCTGGTGGTGCGGGGAGAAAAGTGACCTTTTCTTTCCTGAATCCTTGATCTTTTTGTGGCGACTTTTACGCATGGGCTGTCAATCTGCGCTCCCTTCCACATGCCCACCCCGCTTTCCCCAGATCCTGATGCCCTTGACAAGATGAAGACCCTGCCCGGACGGGCCTGGGTATCCATCGCGCTGGTGCTGGGGGCGACGATGCTGAATGCCTTCAACGACAACCTGTTGAAGATGATGCTCGTCGGCCTGGCCCCCAAGGTGGCCACCGGTGCGCTGGGGGAAAATATCGGCGTCTGGCTGGGCGGGATGATCCTGCTGCCTTTCATCCTTCTGGCGCCATTGTCCGGTTACTTTGCCGACCGTTATTCCAAGCGGGCCGTCATCCTGGCCATGCTGGTGGCGCAGTCGGTGATCCTGCTGCTCGCAGGGCTGTGTTTCCACCTGGCCTTGGGGGAGCTGAGCATCCTCCTGGCCCTGGGTGCCTTCTTCATGCTGGCGGTGCAGTCCACCTTTTACAGCCCGGCCAAAATGGGCATCCTGAAGGAAGTGGTGGGTTCACGGCGGCTCGGCTTCACGGTAGGCTGGCTGCAAATGGTCACTATGATCGGCATCCTGGCCGGCCTGGGCGTCGGCGGCGCGTGGTTTGACTCGCTCTTTAACGAACACGGTGATCCCTGGCTCGCTGCTGCGGAACCTATCTGGTGGCTCTTTGGCGTGGCCATGGTCGCTCTGGTCGCAGGCTTTTACATTCAGCGCACCCCGGCCCATCCAGGGGTGAAGTATCAGCGCTCCCTCTGGTGGGAGCATTTTAGCCATCTCAAGGAGAGCCTGGCTTTCCCTCCCATGCGCCGCGCGTTCCTGGGCAATTCCACCTACTGGTTCGTCGCCAGCATGGCCGCCGCTATGTTTGTGGACATCGGCCTGGCCCTGTATCCGGACCAGGCCGTCGGTGGGGCGGCCACGGCCTCCTCCAAAATGACCCTCATGATCGGCATTGGCACCGTGGCGGGCAGCCTGTTCATCTCTTGGGTGAACCGCCGTTCTTTGCAGCTCGGCATGATTCCCATCGGTGCCCTGGGTCTCGCCGGAGCCTTGTTTTATGCCGGTCTCACGCCAGTGGGCACGGTCCGCTTTGACTGGGCGCTGGCACTCGTGGGCTTCATGGGCGGCTGCTACATGGTGCCCATCCAGACCTTCATCCAGGACACAGCGGATGAACAAAAACGCGGGCGTGTGCTCGCCTCCATGAACCTGTTGGACAGCCTGGCCGGCGTGCTGGGTGTGGCGGTGCTTATGGGGCTGAAGGCCGTGGGTTTCGGCTTTCAAGCACAGTTCTTCTTGCTCGGCGTGCTCATGCTGGTGGCCACAGTTTACATCATCCAGCTCCTGCCTCATTACCTCCTCCGCTTCATCGCCCTGGCCATTGTGCGCAGC encodes:
- a CDS encoding MFS transporter; the encoded protein is MPTPLSPDPDALDKMKTLPGRAWVSIALVLGATMLNAFNDNLLKMMLVGLAPKVATGALGENIGVWLGGMILLPFILLAPLSGYFADRYSKRAVILAMLVAQSVILLLAGLCFHLALGELSILLALGAFFMLAVQSTFYSPAKMGILKEVVGSRRLGFTVGWLQMVTMIGILAGLGVGGAWFDSLFNEHGDPWLAAAEPIWWLFGVAMVALVAGFYIQRTPAHPGVKYQRSLWWEHFSHLKESLAFPPMRRAFLGNSTYWFVASMAAAMFVDIGLALYPDQAVGGAATASSKMTLMIGIGTVAGSLFISWVNRRSLQLGMIPIGALGLAGALFYAGLTPVGTVRFDWALALVGFMGGCYMVPIQTFIQDTADEQKRGRVLASMNLLDSLAGVLGVAVLMGLKAVGFGFQAQFFLLGVLMLVATVYIIQLLPHYLLRFIALAIVRSIYKVRSVHHERVPKGGGTMLLPNHVSYVDAFIMGASCTRQVRFVMWDALYNIPAMTWFVKLCGTVPISPTRAKDAVRTVGAALKEGRIVCLFPEGQITRHGIVNDLRKGYELMARQGDAQVVPVYMDGLYGSIFSFEGGLFFKKWPKKLRYPISVYFGHPITAKEATPENVRAQMLALSAEAILSRREFEVTDNRDKQQIIGNALRLMEVEWARQGETILCLAPVGSLIHQTLLAFADMKGRVRVVTEVASVIGCAEKSVVAVGDATLPEKLAQVTDWDHIGRIALLWADATVPVSEDISLYRGLLHSPTGALIATCVPDPQMPDDERGLQLGIIPGTYGRLLPGYAVQTGPDGLEISMLTPQNPGPVVLPGIIMDHRGFLLPAVAPQD